TACCTCCCGAAGGGCGAGCGGGTCGAGTTCATCCTCACCTCGCGTGACGTCATCCACTCCTTCTGGGTCCCGGCGTTCCTCGAGAAGATGGATGTCAACCCCGGCATCGTCAACCGCTTCCAGGTGGTCCCGTCGCAGACGGGGACCTTCCAGGGCAAGTGCGCGGAGCTGTGCGGGGCCTACCACGCGCAGATGCTCTTCAACGTCAAGATCGTCGAGCCGGCCGAGTACGAGGCGCACATGCAGGAGCTGCGGGACAAGGGCCAGACCGGCCTCCTGGGCAATGACCTCAACCGTGAGGACATCAACCAGCGGGATCGTGACCTCGTGCCCGATCTCACCGATGACGAGGAGACGAACTGATGTCGACGATCTCCGGTGCACTGAGCCGGAACACGAGTGAGGCAGAGGTCTCCGAGAAGACCCTCGCCCGCCGTGAGAGGGCCGGAAGCCAGTTCTTCCGCATGATCACCTCGACCGACCACAAGGTCATCGGCAACCTCTACATGGTGACCAGCTTCGTGTGGTTCCTGCTCGGCGGACTGATGGCGCTGGTCATCCGGCTCGAGCTGTGGGCACCCGGGCTGCAGGTGGTGGACAACCCCGAGCAGTTCAACGAGATGTTCACGATGCACGGCACGATCATGCTGCTGCTGTTCGCGACCCCGGCCTTCGCCGGCTTCGCCAACGCGTTGATGCCGTTGCAGATCGGGGCGCCGGACGTCTCCTTCCCCCGGCTGAACATGTTCGCCTACTGGCTCTACCTCTTCGGCGGCATCATCGCCGCAGCCGGACTGATCACCCCCGGTGGTGCGGCGGCCTTCGGCTGGACCGCCTACGCGCCGCTGTCCGACCCGACCTACAGCCCCGGCGTCGGTGGCGACCTGTGGGTCTGGGGTCTGGCCCTGGCCGGATTCGGCACCATCCTCGGTGCGGTCAACTTCATCACCACGATCATCACCATGCGGGCACCCGGCATGACGATGTTCCGCATGCCGGTCTTCACCTGGACCGTGCTGATCACCTCGGTGCTGATCCTGATGGCCTTCCCGGTCCTGGCCTCGGCCCTCATCGGCCTCGGAGTGGACCGCCGCTTCGGTGGGCAGATCTTTGCCGCCGACAGCGGGGGCGCGCTGCTGTGGCAGCACCTCTTCTGGTTCTTCGGCCACCCGGAGGTCTACATCCTCGCCCTGCCGTTCTTCGGCGTGATCTCCGAGATCCTCCCCGTCTTCTCCCGCAAGCCGATCTTCGGGTACAAGACGCTCGTCTTCGCCACGATCGCCATCGCGGCCCTGTCGGTCTCCGTCTGGGCCCACCACATGTACGGCACCGGTCAGGTCTTCCTGCCCTTCTTCGCGGTCATGACGATGGCGATCTCCGTCCCGACAGGCGTGAAGTTCTTCAACTGGATCGGCACGATGTGGGGCGGCAAGCTCTCCTTCGACACACCGTTGATCTGGGCTTTGGGCTTCCTGTCGACCTTCCTCTTCGGTGGTCTGACCGGCATCATCATGGCCAGCCCGGCGATGGACTTCCACATCACCGACACGTACTTCATCGTCGCCCACTTCCACTACGTGCTCTTCGGCACGATCGTCTTCTCCTTCTTCGGAGGGATGTACTTCTGGTGGCCGAAGTGGACCGGCAAGATGCTGGGCGAGTTCCTGGGCAAGGTCCACTTCTGGTTGCTGTTCGTCGGCTTCCACATGACCTTCCTGATCCAGCACTGGCTGGGGGTGGAGGGCATGCCGCGCCGGTACGCGGACTACATGCCCGAGGACAACTTCCAGCTGGCGAACCAGGTCTCCACGGTCGGCTCGCTGATCCTGGCGGTCAGCTTCCTGCCCTTCTTCTACAACGTGTGGAAGACCCAGGTGAGCGCACCGCTGGTCGAGGTCGACGACCCGTGGGGCTACGGCGGAAGCCTCGAGTGGGCGACCTCCTGCCCGCCGCCGCGGCACAACTTCACGTCGATCCCGCCGATCCGCTCCGAGCGCCCGACCTTCGACATGAACCACCCCGAGTACGCACCCAAGGCGCTGCGGGCACGCTCCACCGCCGCCACCAAGGAAGAGGTCACCCGATGAAGACCGAAATCGGATTCTTTGCCGGCATCGGCGTCTTCTTCGTCGCAGTCGGGGTGCTCTACGGCTTCTGGAGCGGCTGGGTCGAGCCGGTGGGCTGGGTCGCGTTGAACCTCTGCGGCGGCCTCGGCTTCATGATCGCCTTCTTCCTCTGGGCAGTCGGCCGGAAGCTACCCGCTCGTCCCGAGGACAACGAGCACGGCGAGATCGAGGAGCAGGCAGGTGCCTACGGCGCCTTCTCGCCGTACTCCTGGTGGCCGCTGTGGCTGGCCCTGGCCGGCAGCTTGGTCTTCCTCGGCGTCGCGGTGGCGTACTGGATCGCTGCGATGGGGATGATCATGGGGGTGTGGGCCGTGTGCGGCTGGACCTTCGAGTACTTCAAGGGAGACTTTGCCCACTGAGCGGGGCGTACACTCGCGGAGGGGTCCTGCGAATGCCGAACAGGTCCGGGGCCCTTCCGACGTCTTGCCAGGGTGCGTCATCGCTGCAGTGCGGCATGGCGCACCAGTGTTTCCACGGGGGTACGTGAATTGGTGAAGGGAACGACACCCGCAGCCACGGTCGTGGGCCTGCTCGTGACGGCCGCACTCGTCCTGACCGGCTGCTCCAGCGGCTCGGGCTCGCCGGACCCGAACGCCTCCTCGGGGGCATCCACATCCACGTCCACGACACCTCCCCCGGCCGAGATCGAGGTCGATCCGGCCGGTGGCTCCGGCGACGTCATGCCCGACGAGAAGATCACGGTGCACGTCGTACGAGGGGACCTCGACGACGTCACCGTCGTCGGGTCCGGAGGGGACGAGATCGAGGGGACGGTCCAGGGACAGACGTGGACCTCCGGTTCCCGGATGAAGCCCTCGACCGAGTACACGGTCACGACCACCGCAGAGGGTCCCGAGGGCGGCGCCACGACCGACAAGACCACGTTCACCACACACGACCCGGATGTGACCGCCACCTACGGGATCGTCTACAACGGGCACACCGTCGGCGTCGGGATGCCGGTGAGCATCCAGTTCGACTCCGCCGTCACCGACGAGAAGTACCGTCGAGCCATCGAGCAGGCCGTCTCGGTCGAGACCAGTCCGAGAACCGAGGGGTCGTGGGGTTGGTTGGACAACCGGCAGCTGATGTGGCGACCCAAGGACTTCTGGACGCCGGGCACGAGCGTGACGATCAATGCCCCGATCACCGGCTACCAGACCGGTGAGGACAAGTGGGTGGCCGAGGACGCCAGTGGCTCGATGACGATCGGACGCCGCCAGATGGCCACCGTCGACATCGCCACGCACGAGATGACCGTCTCCCGGGGCGGCCAGACGATCAAGAGCTTCCCCGTCAGCAGTGGCAAGCCGGGCAAGGAGACCGAGACCCGGTCGGGGATGAAGGTCGTCATCGGCAAGCAGCGCGAGATGACGATGGACTCCTCGACGATCGGGATCGACAAGGGCGAGAAGGGCTACTACAAGGTCGATACCGACTACAACGTGCGGGTGACCTGGACCGGGGAGTTCGTCCACTCCGCGCCCTGGTCCGTGGGTGCCCAGGGCAGTACCAACGTCTCACACGGATGCGTGAACATGGCCCCCCAGAACGCCAAGTGGTTCTACAAGCACTCGCTGGCCGGCGACCCGGTCAACTTCACGGGCTCGGACCGCGAGTTCAAGCCCACCGAGGGGATCGGGGTCTGGCAGTTCTCGTGGGCGCAGTGGCAGCAGCAGAGCGCTCTTGCCTGACTCGCTTGACTCCCGGTCGGCGTGTCGTCCGAGCGAAGGGATGTCGCCTGCCCTTGGCGCCCAGTCCGCACTGGTGACCCTTCATCACACCCAGGTGCACGGTGCGGACTGGGGCCCGAGTCGGGCCGACAACATCCTTCGCCCTCTCACCTCGTCGCCCACATGGGCCGAGTGCATCCCCTTCGGCCGATCTCGAGCGGCACCTCGGGTACCTCCCCCGGGTCAGGCCCAGCCGAGGTCGTGGAGGCGCTGCTCGTCGATGCCGACGTGGTGACCTGCCTCGTGGACGATCGTGATGGTGATCTCCTCACGCAGCTCATCGATGTCGGCGCACATGCGTGACAGGGGGCCTCGGAAGAGCACGATCCTGTCCGGGAGGGCGCCCGCGGCCCAGCCGCCGTCGCGGTCGGTCAGGGGTGTTCCGACGTAGATCCCCAGGAGCTCGGCGTTCTCCTCGGTGGAGAAGGCCGGATCGGCGTACTCGGGACCGGGTTCGTCCTCGACGAAGAACGCCACGTTGTCGAGCATGTC
The DNA window shown above is from Janibacter sp. A1S7 and carries:
- the ctaD gene encoding cytochrome c oxidase subunit I, coding for MSTISGALSRNTSEAEVSEKTLARRERAGSQFFRMITSTDHKVIGNLYMVTSFVWFLLGGLMALVIRLELWAPGLQVVDNPEQFNEMFTMHGTIMLLLFATPAFAGFANALMPLQIGAPDVSFPRLNMFAYWLYLFGGIIAAAGLITPGGAAAFGWTAYAPLSDPTYSPGVGGDLWVWGLALAGFGTILGAVNFITTIITMRAPGMTMFRMPVFTWTVLITSVLILMAFPVLASALIGLGVDRRFGGQIFAADSGGALLWQHLFWFFGHPEVYILALPFFGVISEILPVFSRKPIFGYKTLVFATIAIAALSVSVWAHHMYGTGQVFLPFFAVMTMAISVPTGVKFFNWIGTMWGGKLSFDTPLIWALGFLSTFLFGGLTGIIMASPAMDFHITDTYFIVAHFHYVLFGTIVFSFFGGMYFWWPKWTGKMLGEFLGKVHFWLLFVGFHMTFLIQHWLGVEGMPRRYADYMPEDNFQLANQVSTVGSLILAVSFLPFFYNVWKTQVSAPLVEVDDPWGYGGSLEWATSCPPPRHNFTSIPPIRSERPTFDMNHPEYAPKALRARSTAATKEEVTR
- a CDS encoding cytochrome c oxidase subunit 4; this encodes MKTEIGFFAGIGVFFVAVGVLYGFWSGWVEPVGWVALNLCGGLGFMIAFFLWAVGRKLPARPEDNEHGEIEEQAGAYGAFSPYSWWPLWLALAGSLVFLGVAVAYWIAAMGMIMGVWAVCGWTFEYFKGDFAH
- a CDS encoding L,D-transpeptidase, encoding MKGTTPAATVVGLLVTAALVLTGCSSGSGSPDPNASSGASTSTSTTPPPAEIEVDPAGGSGDVMPDEKITVHVVRGDLDDVTVVGSGGDEIEGTVQGQTWTSGSRMKPSTEYTVTTTAEGPEGGATTDKTTFTTHDPDVTATYGIVYNGHTVGVGMPVSIQFDSAVTDEKYRRAIEQAVSVETSPRTEGSWGWLDNRQLMWRPKDFWTPGTSVTINAPITGYQTGEDKWVAEDASGSMTIGRRQMATVDIATHEMTVSRGGQTIKSFPVSSGKPGKETETRSGMKVVIGKQREMTMDSSTIGIDKGEKGYYKVDTDYNVRVTWTGEFVHSAPWSVGAQGSTNVSHGCVNMAPQNAKWFYKHSLAGDPVNFTGSDREFKPTEGIGVWQFSWAQWQQQSALA
- a CDS encoding metallopeptidase family protein, with amino-acid sequence MQISEEDFESAVRAALDEVPSELLDMLDNVAFFVEDEPGPEYADPAFSTEENAELLGIYVGTPLTDRDGGWAAGALPDRIVLFRGPLSRMCADIDELREEITITIVHEAGHHVGIDEQRLHDLGWA